The DNA region CGGTTCAGGATAGGATCTTAGCGTACCTCATGGTCCCGGGTCGCCGGGTCTTGATGGTCCCGGGCCGCCGGGTCTTGATGGTCCCGGGCCGCCGTCTCCGGACGGACGTAAGGAATGCGTGCTTTGACCACCGCGACGATGTCGATAATGAGCGCCGCCACGGTCCCACCGAGCAGCACCGCACCGAACAGGGGCTTCAGGAGCCAGTCTTGATGCTGAGCCGCGATCACCGCGGCCAAAACCAGGATGAACTTCAGCAACCAGGTGCCCACCACCCAGGTGACGAAGGCCATCGGTCCTCGACGCGCACCCTGCCAGGCGGCGATCTGGGTGGTCAGGCTGAACACGGCCGCGACCACCACAGCCGCCACCGCGCTGACCGCTCCGCGACGTCCGTCGATGACCGCGCCGAGCACGACTCCCACCACCGCGATGATCGCCAACGCGACCGCCGACCATCTCGCGGCGGTCCGGTAGACCAGCGCATCCTCATGCATTGAAGCCTCCTGGGCGGTGGGTGTCCCCGCCTCCGTGTCGATGCGTGGCTCGGCTCCGCGGACGGGTGCCTGCGAAGTCCGGGTGTGCGTCTCCAGGGTCACCCTGCGTATGGGCTCAGATGCTACCCCGACGCCACGCCATATGTACCACGCCAGGCGTCTGAACGCCGGGAAGAACGTGGTCACCGTGGCGACGAGGAAACCGGCCACGAGTAGCCCAACCGAGTACCGGGGCTGCAGAAACACCATCGACACGGTTCCGAAGGCGAGAACAGCGGTCCACAGCCACAACACCGCGACGGCCCAACGGTGTGAGTGCCCAAACCGCAGAAGGCGGTGGTGAAGGTGATGGGCATCCGGCTTGAAGGGCGACTGTCCCTTCCCGAGTCTGCGAATGAACGCCAGCGCCATATCGATCAGTGGCACGGCGATCACGGCGAGCGGCAAGAGGATCGGCAAGAACGCGGGAATCTGCTCGCGTCTGCCCAACACGGCGGTATCAATCTGGCCGGTCACGGTGATGGCCGCCGCGGCGAAGACGAGCC from Demequina lutea includes:
- a CDS encoding MraY family glycosyltransferase, whose translation is MKVYLALLVISALVTYVATPVMRHIAIRVGAVTAVRARDVHVVPTARLGGVAVFLGLAAGLGVASTIPFLNRVFENSHGAWAVLGGAALVCAVGVADDIWDLDWMAKLAGQILAALLMAWGGVQLVALPIGGRTIGDSYLSLIATVVVVVVAINAVNFVDGLDGLAAGVVAIGGTAFMVYTYFLARGASPGDYSSLATVMTAVMVGACLGFLPHNVHPARIFMGDSGSMVLGLVFAAAAITVTGQIDTAVLGRREQIPAFLPILLPLAVIAVPLIDMALAFIRRLGKGQSPFKPDAHHLHHRLLRFGHSHRWAVAVLWLWTAVLAFGTVSMVFLQPRYSVGLLVAGFLVATVTTFFPAFRRLAWYIWRGVGVASEPIRRVTLETHTRTSQAPVRGAEPRIDTEAGTPTAQEASMHEDALVYRTAARWSAVALAIIAVVGVVLGAVIDGRRGAVSAVAAVVVAAVFSLTTQIAAWQGARRGPMAFVTWVVGTWLLKFILVLAAVIAAQHQDWLLKPLFGAVLLGGTVAALIIDIVAVVKARIPYVRPETAARDHQDPAARDHQDPATRDHEVR